From a region of the Corallococcus coralloides DSM 2259 genome:
- a CDS encoding valine--tRNA ligase — MTDTTELSKAYEPSEVEARWYNHWLERDYFRAEAPSSKPPFSIVLPPPNVTGSLHIGHALTATIQDILTRWKRMSGFNALWLPGTDHAGIATQMVVEKELKKTEGKSRHDLGREAFLERVWTWKGKFGARIGEQHRYLGASLDWSRERFTMDEQSSAAVREVFVRLYEEGLMYRAQKLINWCPSCRTALSDLEVEHEEKNGSLWHIRYPVKGTERFLTVATTRPETLLGDTAVAVHPEDPRYQDLIGKSVALPLTDREIPVIADAELVNMEFGTGVVKVTPAHDFNDYQTGLRHKLPMLSILDEAARMTKDTGKYAGVDRTEARKQVLADLTELGLLEKEEPHKLNVGTCQRCATVVEPRLSPQWFIKIEPLAKPAIQAVEEGRTKFVPESWTNTYFHWMNNIHDWCVSRQLWWGHQIPAWYCAACTPAEERSKDTADVIVSRTPPESCPKCGGKELTQDPDVLDTWFSSALWPFSTLGWPKQTADLQTFYPTSVMETGHDIIFFWVARMMMMGLHFMGDVPFRTVYLHAMVRDEKGEKMSKTKGNVIDPLDVILGAKADALQPSLRNRFPQGMPAHGADALRFTLASLTQQGRDIKLSMDRLGGYKAFCNKLWNASRFALMNMGDFSLDKTPLEGRKLTLADRWILSRLQKATEETRASLEAFGFAEAASTLYQFLWAEFCDWYIELAKGSLYGEDAEAKDTTRAVLVTCLDRILRLMHPFMPFITEEIWQKLPMSRPTESICIAAYPEPETAWVDAAAEGEMAPVIAAIEGLRTLRGESNLPPSAKVKAVVQSPDATTRELLERWRAYLMPLAGLSEVVVGPPGAKPPQAAAFVSGNLEIYVPLAGLVDLDAERDRLKKEIARAEQELAALQRKLDNPNFVARAPPDVVEKDKARVTELQERTVKLQDHLQRIAPEPPMSETPSPLPGSTESEAPEASESPAPETVQVPESAQVKVAAEPRAPKDEAVNLGQELKGEIEAEEAAQEPQAADPVVEEALNKLREGTKEGLSAADHHDLGVAYMSMGLVDDAMREFDRAKEGGDTREAPEGSAAPVKKAPAKKASAKKAAEKKTAVKKAAGKKTAAKKAAVKKAPAKKAAGKKSAVKKAPAKKASAKKAAGKKTAAKKAAVKKAPAKKASAKKAAGKKTAAKKAVAKKTTRGKPARKTRR, encoded by the coding sequence ATGACTGACACGACTGAACTGTCCAAGGCCTACGAGCCCTCCGAGGTGGAGGCGCGGTGGTACAACCACTGGCTGGAGCGTGACTACTTCCGCGCCGAAGCCCCTTCCTCCAAGCCGCCGTTCAGCATCGTGCTGCCGCCGCCCAACGTGACGGGCAGCCTGCACATCGGCCACGCGCTCACCGCGACCATCCAGGACATCCTCACGCGCTGGAAGCGGATGAGCGGCTTCAACGCGCTCTGGCTGCCGGGCACGGACCACGCGGGCATCGCCACGCAGATGGTGGTGGAGAAGGAGCTCAAGAAGACGGAAGGAAAGAGCCGCCACGACCTGGGCCGCGAGGCGTTCCTCGAGCGCGTCTGGACGTGGAAGGGCAAGTTCGGCGCGCGCATCGGCGAGCAGCACCGCTACCTGGGCGCGTCCCTGGACTGGAGCCGCGAGCGCTTCACCATGGACGAGCAGTCCTCGGCCGCGGTGCGCGAGGTGTTCGTCCGGCTGTACGAAGAGGGTCTGATGTACCGGGCCCAGAAGTTGATCAACTGGTGCCCGTCCTGCCGCACGGCCCTCTCCGACCTGGAAGTGGAGCACGAGGAGAAGAACGGCTCGCTCTGGCACATCCGCTACCCGGTGAAGGGCACGGAGCGCTTCCTCACCGTGGCCACGACGCGCCCGGAGACGCTCCTGGGCGACACGGCCGTCGCCGTGCACCCGGAGGATCCGCGCTACCAGGACCTCATCGGCAAGAGCGTGGCGCTGCCGCTCACCGACCGTGAGATTCCGGTCATCGCGGACGCCGAGCTGGTGAACATGGAGTTCGGCACCGGCGTGGTGAAGGTCACGCCCGCACACGACTTCAACGACTACCAGACGGGCCTGCGCCACAAGCTGCCGATGCTGTCCATCCTGGACGAAGCGGCGCGGATGACGAAGGACACCGGCAAGTACGCGGGCGTGGATCGCACCGAGGCTCGCAAGCAGGTGCTGGCGGACCTGACGGAGCTGGGCCTGCTGGAGAAGGAGGAGCCGCACAAGCTGAACGTGGGCACCTGCCAGCGCTGCGCCACGGTGGTGGAGCCGCGCCTGTCGCCGCAGTGGTTCATCAAGATTGAACCCCTGGCGAAGCCCGCCATCCAGGCCGTGGAGGAGGGCCGCACGAAGTTCGTCCCCGAGTCGTGGACGAACACGTACTTCCACTGGATGAACAACATCCACGACTGGTGCGTGAGCCGCCAGCTGTGGTGGGGCCACCAGATTCCGGCGTGGTACTGCGCGGCGTGCACCCCGGCGGAGGAGCGCTCGAAGGACACGGCGGACGTCATCGTGTCGCGCACGCCGCCGGAGTCCTGTCCGAAGTGCGGTGGCAAGGAGCTGACGCAGGATCCGGACGTGCTGGACACCTGGTTCTCGTCCGCGCTGTGGCCGTTCTCCACGCTGGGCTGGCCGAAGCAGACGGCGGACCTCCAGACCTTCTACCCGACGTCCGTGATGGAGACGGGCCACGACATCATCTTCTTCTGGGTCGCCCGGATGATGATGATGGGCCTGCACTTCATGGGCGACGTGCCCTTCCGCACCGTGTACCTGCACGCGATGGTGCGCGACGAGAAGGGCGAGAAGATGTCCAAGACGAAGGGGAACGTGATTGATCCCCTGGACGTCATCCTGGGCGCGAAGGCGGACGCGCTGCAGCCGTCCTTGCGCAACCGCTTCCCGCAGGGCATGCCCGCGCACGGCGCGGACGCGCTGCGCTTCACGCTGGCGTCACTCACGCAGCAGGGCCGTGACATCAAGCTGTCCATGGACCGCCTGGGTGGCTACAAGGCGTTCTGCAACAAGCTGTGGAACGCCAGCCGCTTCGCCCTGATGAACATGGGCGACTTCAGCCTGGACAAGACTCCGCTGGAGGGCCGCAAGCTGACGCTGGCGGACCGGTGGATCCTCTCCCGGCTGCAGAAGGCCACCGAGGAGACGCGCGCGTCGCTGGAGGCATTCGGCTTCGCGGAGGCCGCGTCCACGCTGTACCAGTTCCTGTGGGCGGAGTTCTGCGACTGGTACATCGAGCTGGCGAAGGGCTCGCTGTACGGCGAGGACGCGGAGGCCAAGGACACCACGCGCGCGGTGCTGGTGACGTGCCTGGACCGCATCCTGCGGCTGATGCACCCGTTCATGCCGTTCATCACCGAGGAGATCTGGCAGAAGCTGCCGATGTCCCGGCCCACGGAGAGCATCTGCATCGCGGCGTACCCGGAGCCGGAGACGGCGTGGGTGGACGCGGCCGCGGAAGGCGAGATGGCGCCGGTCATCGCGGCCATCGAGGGCCTGCGCACGCTGCGCGGTGAGAGCAACCTGCCGCCGTCCGCCAAGGTGAAGGCGGTGGTGCAGAGCCCGGACGCGACGACGCGCGAGCTGCTGGAGCGCTGGCGCGCGTACCTGATGCCGCTCGCGGGCCTGTCCGAGGTGGTGGTGGGCCCCCCGGGCGCCAAGCCTCCGCAGGCGGCGGCGTTCGTGAGCGGCAACCTGGAGATCTACGTGCCCCTGGCGGGCCTGGTGGACCTGGACGCGGAGCGCGACCGCCTGAAGAAGGAGATCGCCCGCGCCGAGCAGGAACTGGCCGCCTTGCAGCGCAAGCTGGACAACCCGAACTTCGTGGCCCGTGCTCCGCCGGACGTGGTGGAGAAGGACAAGGCCCGGGTGACGGAGCTCCAGGAGCGCACGGTCAAGCTGCAGGATCACCTCCAGCGCATCGCCCCGGAGCCCCCCATGTCCGAGACGCCGTCGCCGTTGCCGGGCAGCACCGAGTCCGAAGCCCCTGAAGCGTCCGAGTCCCCCGCGCCCGAGACCGTGCAGGTGCCCGAGAGCGCTCAGGTGAAGGTCGCCGCCGAGCCGCGGGCGCCGAAGGACGAAGCGGTGAACCTGGGCCAGGAGCTGAAGGGCGAGATTGAAGCCGAGGAGGCCGCGCAGGAGCCCCAGGCCGCGGATCCGGTGGTGGAGGAGGCCCTCAACAAGCTGCGCGAGGGCACCAAGGAAGGGCTGTCCGCGGCGGACCACCACGACCTGGGCGTCGCGTACATGAGCATGGGCCTCGTGGACGACGCGATGCGCGAGTTCGACCGGGCCAAGGAGGGCGGCGACACCCGCGAGGCGCCGGAAGGCTCCGCGGCGCCGGTGAAGAAGGCGCCGGCGAAGAAGGCCTCCGCGAAGAAGGCGGCGGAAAAGAAGACGGCCGTGAAGAAGGCGGCGGGCAAGAAGACGGCCGCGAAGAAGGCGGCGGTGAAGAAGGCCCCTGCGAAGAAGGCGGCAGGGAAGAAGTCCGCCGTGAAGAAGGCTCCGGCGAAGAAGGCTTCCGCGAAGAAGGCGGCGGGCAAGAAGACGGCCGCGAAGAAGGCGGCGGTGAAGAAGGCCCCTGCGAAGAAGGCTTCGGCGAAGAAGGCGGCGGGGAAGAAGACCGCCGCGAAGAAGGCCGTGGCGAAGAAGACCACTCGGGGCAAGCCGGCTCGCAAGACGCGCCGGTAG
- the nadC gene encoding carboxylating nicotinate-nucleotide diphosphorylase — translation MQQDYLDRLIALSLDEDLGAAGDVTSLAVVPAEAEGSGELVAKEQMIVAGLDAFVRVFHMVDAEVEVQVLKRDGEEIKPKVVAARVHGKLRSLLAAERTALNLVQRAAGIATLAQQAMTSVRGSKLRVLDTRKTPPGMRGLAKHAVRMGGASNHRFGLFDGILIKDNHIAAVGGDITEAVRRAKLNGPRLVKIEVEVTNFKQLEEALAAGADVIMLDNMDDAQIREAVKLTANRVPIEVSGGVTLDRLPRLAKLGVDFVSMGALTHSARAMDLSLEIATTKKKPARKPRSA, via the coding sequence GTGCAGCAGGATTATCTCGATCGGCTCATCGCGCTGTCCCTCGACGAGGACCTGGGTGCTGCGGGGGACGTCACCTCGCTGGCGGTGGTCCCCGCCGAAGCGGAGGGCAGCGGTGAGCTGGTCGCGAAGGAGCAGATGATCGTCGCCGGCCTGGATGCCTTCGTCCGCGTCTTCCACATGGTGGACGCGGAGGTGGAGGTCCAGGTCCTCAAGCGCGACGGCGAGGAGATCAAACCGAAGGTGGTCGCCGCGCGCGTCCACGGCAAGCTGCGCTCGCTGCTGGCCGCGGAGCGCACCGCGCTCAACCTGGTGCAGCGTGCCGCCGGCATCGCGACGCTGGCCCAGCAGGCGATGACCTCCGTGCGGGGCTCGAAGCTGCGGGTGCTGGACACGCGCAAGACGCCGCCGGGCATGCGGGGCCTCGCGAAGCACGCGGTGCGCATGGGCGGCGCGTCCAACCACCGCTTCGGCCTCTTCGACGGCATCCTCATCAAGGACAACCACATCGCGGCGGTGGGTGGCGACATCACCGAAGCGGTGCGCCGCGCGAAGCTGAACGGTCCCCGGCTGGTGAAGATTGAAGTGGAGGTCACCAACTTCAAGCAGCTGGAGGAGGCCCTCGCCGCGGGCGCGGACGTCATCATGTTGGACAACATGGACGACGCGCAGATCCGCGAAGCGGTGAAGCTGACGGCCAACCGCGTGCCCATTGAAGTGTCGGGCGGCGTGACGCTGGACCGGCTGCCGCGGCTGGCGAAGCTGGGCGTGGACTTCGTGTCGATGGGCGCGCTGACGCACTCGGCGCGGGCCATGGACCTGTCGCTGGAGATCGCGACGACGAAGAAGAAGCCCGCGCGCAAGCCCCGCTCCGCGTAG
- a CDS encoding alkaline phosphatase family protein, translating to MSRLIAALLVLFALPASAKAPKLTLFISVDAMGSDVLLRNRPRLTGGLGRLLSTGAYYPYARYAYAEARTAPGHATLATGANPWRHGIVDNDIYDRAAGQTVQVYTDPTHPVLNGETPPGSDTSPVNLMAETLADRLRVSTQGRGKVVALSYKSRAAIPLAGRQGQAWWFDEATGRMVTSTWYAKAEPAWMQAVNARKLPDAAFNKPWELLRPRAEYVGEDDRPMEPEAYGMGRVFPHALKGGQQTPGPASYRAFAVSGFSHDLLVQAAKAALEGEGLGKDDVPDILAVSFSGTDAVFHAFGPYSWEMQDTMLRLDVAMGELIAAAERAAGGKANLVIALSADHGGAEIPEAWAQAGVPAARLNPVEAAKGLAQELKAKFGVDVTVKLLELDVYLGGKALEDGKVDAVAVRRAAAAWLAKQPFAVWAVAKDDLDTAPDQGGLMAAMRRGYYPVRSGDVVFMAKPFQVVSDYPRGTNHGTPYSYDTQVPVVFAGKGVKPGLYLEEINPVDVAPTLSALLEMGMPASTEGKPRVEALTGAR from the coding sequence ATGTCGCGCCTGATTGCCGCCCTCCTCGTCCTGTTCGCCCTGCCCGCCTCCGCCAAGGCCCCGAAGCTCACGCTGTTCATCAGCGTGGACGCCATGGGCAGCGACGTCCTGTTGAGAAACCGTCCGCGCCTGACGGGGGGCCTGGGCCGGCTGCTCTCCACGGGCGCGTACTACCCCTACGCCCGGTACGCCTATGCGGAGGCGCGGACGGCGCCGGGGCACGCCACGCTGGCCACGGGCGCGAACCCCTGGCGCCACGGCATCGTGGACAACGACATCTACGACCGCGCCGCGGGCCAGACGGTGCAGGTCTACACGGACCCGACGCATCCGGTGCTGAACGGGGAGACGCCCCCGGGGTCGGACACGAGCCCGGTGAACCTGATGGCGGAGACGCTGGCGGACCGGCTGCGCGTGTCCACGCAGGGCCGGGGCAAGGTGGTGGCGCTGTCGTACAAGTCGCGGGCGGCCATTCCGCTGGCCGGGCGCCAGGGCCAGGCCTGGTGGTTCGACGAGGCGACGGGCCGGATGGTGACGAGCACCTGGTACGCGAAGGCGGAGCCCGCGTGGATGCAGGCGGTCAACGCGCGCAAGCTGCCGGACGCGGCGTTCAACAAGCCGTGGGAGCTGTTGCGTCCGCGCGCCGAGTACGTGGGTGAGGACGACCGTCCCATGGAGCCGGAGGCCTACGGCATGGGGCGCGTGTTCCCCCATGCGTTGAAGGGCGGGCAGCAGACGCCCGGGCCGGCGTCGTACCGGGCGTTCGCAGTGTCGGGGTTCTCGCATGACCTGCTGGTGCAGGCGGCGAAGGCGGCGCTGGAGGGCGAGGGCCTGGGAAAGGACGACGTGCCGGACATCCTCGCGGTGAGCTTCAGCGGCACGGACGCGGTGTTCCACGCGTTCGGGCCGTACTCGTGGGAGATGCAGGACACGATGCTGCGGTTGGATGTGGCGATGGGGGAGCTCATCGCCGCGGCCGAGCGCGCGGCGGGCGGCAAGGCGAACCTGGTCATCGCGTTGTCGGCGGACCACGGCGGCGCGGAGATTCCGGAGGCGTGGGCGCAGGCGGGCGTGCCCGCGGCGCGGCTCAACCCGGTGGAGGCGGCGAAGGGCCTGGCCCAGGAGCTGAAGGCGAAGTTCGGCGTGGACGTGACGGTGAAGCTGCTGGAGCTGGACGTGTACCTGGGCGGCAAGGCGCTGGAGGACGGCAAGGTGGACGCCGTGGCGGTGCGGCGCGCGGCGGCGGCGTGGCTGGCGAAGCAGCCCTTTGCCGTCTGGGCGGTGGCCAAGGACGACCTGGACACGGCGCCGGACCAGGGAGGACTCATGGCGGCGATGCGCCGGGGCTACTACCCGGTGCGCAGCGGTGACGTGGTGTTCATGGCGAAGCCGTTCCAGGTCGTCAGCGACTACCCGCGCGGCACGAACCACGGCACGCCGTACTCGTATGACACGCAGGTGCCGGTGGTGTTCGCGGGCAAGGGCGTGAAGCCGGGGCTGTACCTGGAGGAGATCAACCCCGTGGACGTGGCCCCCACCCTGTCCGCGCTGCTGGAGATGGGGATGCCCGCGTCAACGGAGGGCAAGCCTCGCGTGGAGGCGCTCACCGGCGCACGGTGA
- a CDS encoding acyl-CoA thioesterase: MVEARLRVIYGDTDQMGVVYYANYFRYFEFARSEFFRAHGGSYRELESTGLLLPVVEASAHYKASARYDDMLLIRTTLGELRRASLVFTYELLRDGDSPTLLCTGRTMHACVGRDGRPQRLPEAIARLKAADDSDT, translated from the coding sequence ATGGTCGAGGCACGGCTGCGCGTCATCTACGGCGACACGGATCAGATGGGGGTCGTCTACTACGCGAACTACTTCCGCTACTTCGAGTTCGCCCGCAGCGAGTTCTTCCGTGCCCACGGAGGCAGCTACCGCGAACTGGAGAGCACCGGGCTCTTGCTGCCCGTGGTGGAGGCCAGCGCCCACTACAAGGCGTCCGCGCGCTACGACGACATGCTCCTCATCCGCACCACCCTGGGAGAGTTGCGCCGCGCGTCACTCGTGTTCACCTACGAGCTGCTGCGCGACGGTGACTCCCCCACGCTGCTGTGCACCGGCCGCACCATGCACGCCTGCGTGGGGCGTGATGGCAGACCCCAGCGGCTGCCCGAAGCCATCGCCCGCCTGAAGGCCGCGGACGACTCCGACACCTGA
- the glpX gene encoding class II fructose-bisphosphatase — translation MDRNLAMEVVRVTEMAAIASARLMGRGNKDESDQAAVDAMRRAFDALNIDGTVVIGEGERDEAPMLYIGERVGARNAGAPEVDIALDPLEGTNLCAYGRPGSISVVAMSSHGGLLNAPDTYMEKLAVGPRAKGAIDLTKSPTENLRSIAERMKLYVEDLTVMILDRERHADLIKEVRAAGARVRLIEDGDVAGAIATCFEGSGVDVLMGIGGAPEGVIAAAAIRATGGDMQGRLVPRNQGEIERAKKMGISDIHKIYTAEELARGEVMFAATGVTSGDFLKGVRFFGGGCETHSVVMRSKTGTVRFIQSIHKFDKKPGYAP, via the coding sequence ATGGATCGCAACCTGGCAATGGAGGTCGTGCGCGTCACCGAGATGGCGGCCATCGCCTCCGCCCGCCTCATGGGCCGCGGCAACAAGGACGAGTCCGACCAGGCCGCCGTGGACGCGATGCGCCGCGCCTTCGACGCGCTGAACATCGACGGCACGGTCGTCATCGGCGAGGGCGAGCGCGACGAGGCGCCCATGCTCTACATCGGTGAGCGCGTGGGCGCCCGCAACGCCGGCGCCCCCGAGGTGGACATCGCCCTGGACCCGCTCGAGGGCACCAACCTGTGCGCCTACGGCCGCCCGGGCTCCATCTCCGTCGTGGCCATGTCCAGCCACGGCGGCCTGCTCAACGCGCCCGACACGTACATGGAGAAGCTCGCCGTGGGGCCGCGCGCCAAGGGCGCCATCGACCTGACGAAGTCCCCCACGGAGAACCTGCGCTCCATCGCGGAGCGCATGAAGCTCTACGTGGAGGACCTCACGGTCATGATCCTGGACCGCGAGCGCCACGCCGACCTCATCAAGGAGGTCCGCGCCGCGGGCGCGCGCGTGCGCCTCATCGAGGACGGTGACGTGGCGGGCGCCATCGCCACCTGCTTCGAGGGCTCCGGCGTGGACGTGCTCATGGGCATTGGCGGCGCGCCGGAAGGCGTCATCGCCGCGGCGGCCATCCGCGCCACCGGCGGTGACATGCAGGGGCGGCTGGTGCCCCGCAACCAGGGCGAAATCGAACGCGCCAAGAAGATGGGCATCAGCGACATCCACAAGATCTACACCGCGGAAGAGCTGGCCCGCGGCGAGGTGATGTTCGCCGCCACCGGCGTGACGAGCGGCGACTTCCTCAAGGGCGTGCGCTTCTTCGGCGGCGGCTGTGAGACGCACTCCGTCGTCATGCGCAGCAAGACGGGCACCGTCCGCTTCATCCAGTCCATCCACAAGTTCGACAAGAAGCCGGGCTACGCGCCGTAA
- a CDS encoding type II toxin-antitoxin system RatA family toxin: MAGATRTITINAPVEKVFDIITNYDRYAEFLPEVKKVSTSQRQGNTVQVHYEVDVVKRIRYTIRVTEERPKRMSWTFVEGEVMKDNKGSWTLEPEGEGKTRATYNVEMALGALIPKAIINTLTETQLPKMLEAFKRRAEAP; encoded by the coding sequence ATGGCCGGCGCCACGCGCACCATCACCATCAACGCTCCCGTCGAGAAGGTCTTCGACATCATCACCAACTACGACCGCTACGCGGAGTTCCTTCCGGAGGTGAAGAAGGTCTCCACCTCCCAGCGCCAGGGGAACACCGTCCAGGTGCACTACGAGGTCGATGTGGTGAAGCGCATCCGCTACACCATCCGCGTCACCGAGGAGCGCCCCAAGCGCATGTCCTGGACCTTCGTCGAGGGCGAGGTGATGAAGGACAACAAGGGCAGCTGGACGCTGGAGCCCGAGGGCGAGGGCAAGACGCGCGCGACCTACAACGTGGAGATGGCCCTGGGCGCCCTCATCCCCAAGGCCATCATCAACACCCTGACGGAGACCCAGCTCCCCAAGATGCTGGAGGCCTTCAAGCGCCGCGCGGAAGCCCCCTGA
- a CDS encoding ADP-ribosylglycohydrolase family protein: MPPPPKRRVTGPDPLPGQRARGALLGLAIGNALAVPTAGRPFYAPAFPQLAEGPYQGMHGGGPHDLRKGQVTEPTQLAVALALSLRDMKRYDAGDALKRYRAWQSHAISVSEPMRELFQECDASLPPHLKDAGKRVWQKNLRRLAPAGALPRVVPLGVHLTRDPFALAKAALEDTALTHFDPRSQLAGAGLCAAIAKAVTGGPNLKAADLLPAAEVGISLAAAALGKQEKDYVQEVAFAAKLLREDLALAAQDDPQLYGPELHMHRPGNNAVRAAFRLAFWELLHVPTAEAALLDVIHRGGDTEVHGAVTGALVGAFHGEGALPEEWRQKVLLALQPYNPLQKGTVLWEVYHPRHLLLLAPA, encoded by the coding sequence ATGCCTCCTCCTCCCAAGCGCCGCGTCACGGGCCCCGACCCGCTCCCCGGCCAGCGCGCCCGGGGCGCCCTCCTGGGCCTCGCCATCGGCAACGCCCTGGCCGTCCCCACCGCGGGCAGGCCCTTCTACGCACCGGCCTTTCCCCAGCTCGCCGAGGGGCCGTACCAGGGCATGCACGGAGGCGGCCCGCACGACCTGCGCAAGGGGCAGGTGACGGAGCCCACCCAGCTCGCGGTGGCGCTGGCCCTCAGCCTGCGGGACATGAAGCGCTACGACGCCGGGGACGCCCTCAAGCGCTACCGGGCCTGGCAGTCGCACGCCATCTCCGTCAGCGAGCCCATGAGGGAGCTGTTCCAGGAGTGCGACGCGAGCCTCCCGCCCCACCTGAAGGACGCCGGCAAGCGCGTGTGGCAGAAGAACCTCCGGCGGCTGGCCCCCGCGGGCGCCCTGCCGCGCGTGGTGCCCCTGGGCGTGCACCTGACCCGGGACCCCTTCGCCCTGGCGAAGGCGGCGCTGGAGGACACCGCCCTCACCCACTTCGACCCGCGCAGCCAGCTGGCCGGCGCGGGGCTGTGCGCCGCCATCGCCAAGGCGGTGACAGGCGGCCCGAACCTGAAGGCCGCGGACCTGCTGCCCGCCGCGGAGGTGGGCATCTCCCTGGCCGCCGCCGCCCTGGGGAAGCAGGAGAAGGACTACGTCCAGGAGGTGGCCTTCGCCGCGAAGCTCCTGCGTGAGGACCTGGCCCTGGCGGCCCAGGACGACCCGCAGCTCTACGGCCCGGAGCTGCACATGCACCGGCCCGGCAATAACGCGGTGCGTGCAGCGTTCCGGCTGGCCTTCTGGGAGCTGCTCCACGTCCCCACCGCGGAAGCGGCGCTCCTGGACGTCATCCACCGGGGCGGAGACACGGAGGTCCACGGCGCCGTCACCGGGGCGCTGGTGGGCGCCTTCCACGGCGAGGGGGCACTGCCGGAGGAGTGGCGCCAGAAGGTCCTCCTGGCCCTCCAGCCCTACAACCCCCTCCAGAAGGGAACGGTGCTGTGGGAGGTGTACCACCCCCGGCACCTGCTGCTGCTGGCCCCGGCCTGA